The following is a genomic window from Prunus persica cultivar Lovell chromosome G7, Prunus_persica_NCBIv2, whole genome shotgun sequence.
TGATTGAATAGATAGGTACATAATTTCAGGACATGACATTCAATTTATAGCTTGTTGAAATTAAGTAAAGAATGATTCTAGAATTTGATTGTTGGTTTCACCTTGAACATTTATGTATTATCTTAATCGTGATTTATGGTAGAAaaaactacgtgtggcttgattcttcagtaagggtacgtaggcaacctaGGCTAACCTAAGTGCAGTAGCAAATTTAggctttgtttattttgttagtTGTCAAGATGGTTTTGCTGACTTTTATGTTGGTAAAGAGGGGCTTGAAGCCCATTGAAACTTTTGCTAATTGGTGTGCGGTTTATATCTTGTGTCTGCTGAACGCTTGGGAAGTAAATTGTGTTTGTTACGCAGGTAGATTTTTTGGGGTTAGAGCCTTTTttaagggagactctgcctATTTTCTAGTAGAAGTCAAAGCCTAAAGTTGTTTTAGAATTAGAGTAAgaagggcattttagtaatttggACCGACACATGCCTGGTGTCAGATTGGGCGAGGGTTCGTCACGAATTCCAAAGAGGAATTCGGGACGGGTCCTTTCATCCAAAGATCATTTACGTATTGCGAATGGTTGTGGACGGGAGGATTGGGAATTCAAGCAGCGAATCACTTGACGTTGTTAGCACAATCGAGGCGACGCTCAGAAACGTGGGTGATTTGTGTGATGTCACCCAGTGTCTGTtctatttcaatttcttttttctgtttggtaTTTTTGTGTATGTACTGCTGTCCTCattagttttcttctcatgaaAGACCATTTTATtcgaaccaaaaaaaacattatatcTAGGATTAAaggttctttaatttttttattgaaaggAAGAAGACTGGTTCTtgagaaattgaagagaattaaaaaatacagtAAGAGGAAAGACTAAATGTCTGTTAAGTAAATGTTAATTAGTTCAATTAgggtaatattatttttaaattatatgtcCACTTTATATACCTTGgatgaaattttaattgagGTGGCATATGGAGAAGACAGGTCAAGCATATTACAatagaaaaaaatcaaagcataGAAGCCAGATCCTCCAAATGGACCAGAAAATACAACATTTGTCAAGACGCGCGCAGTGCGCAGATGTGTATTTGGGAACAATAGATTCAATCACTTGCATTACCTGATAGCAATGAGCATCTGAAAGGTTATTGGTGACAGGActcgatccaaattccgctttggaatccgagccgctGTGCGTGTCGGACACCTGGTGGATGTCGGGCAcgaatgacctaattgcccttctatacaaagtacgataaaataacaaggttgatttctaccgaaaaatcaacagagtttcccttgtaactggatcaataccaaaacatttacacatgccaaacaagtatatatatatacaaccaactgccagcatacatatatatatacattccaacagttacattctaagtctagggcaaattattagagcgactactaagaagtTACAAAGGAgtcaatccttttacaaaacaaaaagtcctacatcaaaagaaaggcACGGAAGGTGGAAAACGGctcggtggtggattcctgtgcacgccTACTGCCTAAGGgggcaaaacattaaaaagggtgagtggacccaaaaacaaagtttagaaaataacataagaacatactaaccccactgtaaaaatagttatacaaactacattattctctttctttctgaaatcaatacactcatataattatacatgtatataagccaAGCATACTCATGGttaacattaatttcttaaggcattgaaaacagtttaaaactaccacctaggtgtaccctttatttccgtcaattccttatattcGTCAATTCCTTGTATCACCATGGATGATACGTACTCGCAAGTCTCAGTGACATAAGGTCAGTCcaagccgcaactcgcaggagtcagggaaccgtagtccacctgatctgcattactcgctccacactgAATTTCTGTAACCtctaaaattctgctgccatttatatgataattaactagaatttcttttcttatatcCGTTAAAGGGTATTCCACTCGGCaacatgcaaaataaaatatttaaaagcataTAACAGCTTATAAAACgctaatctttgaataaaacttattcaagatcaataactgtaactgaaactgaactgcttaaattcatttataaaaacaaagagtccactcactggtagtccgtgctcgctggacctcttgaaggtccctcctgcgggtcaactagTGCTCGGGTGCCtaattcaatgaccataatattctattaatacaatatagtattaatttaaaaatcttGACCCCCAGCTCCTAGAAGTACGTGTGTCAAATTAAAGTGGTTCCTGTGgccataaaagctttccttccacttgggatagtttagcagtatcttgggactcaaaaagcgctaaagtcccaaaCAGTCAACCCGGGGCCTCGCGGGTCCATCATCTTGCAATTATGATCCGGAAGCCTCCAAAGGTTCCAATAtacctaggacacatgtcccaaGGGTTTGGTCTCGAttggacggtcggattgatcacgattgtacaatcgcataatttctccaaaggttcgcgatttcggagtatccggaactccgattcatgatccgtcgaatccttcaagattatgaaattgtctagagtaacatatctaaaaaagattacgatccaacggctcaacaatattaaacccagaaatcgcacaatatgtaaaatccgttcgaggctcaaacggtatccaaattgcgatccgcgaattcctacgcgctcgtgacaacctaaggatctcatcgagacatAGTGTCACTTcactaccctcgcccacgcgcctcCACACGCTCCGGCAGcgctgggtgtccaaagcgattacgtaTCGCGGGAAAATCtgaaaaccacggctccaaactcctatcctaggtataacaccctatttggaactacttttattcttggacctaccccaaaaactgaccggaagtggccgaaatcGAGATCCCAAAACTGTCCAAAtttccaattcgaaaatcaatTATCTACTCTGAGACTCGATtgaatcctacccaacaggcagctagaacagctcgagaggttcaaaatccatacttGGATCGTCCGATTTGGTGGCCGAACGACGGAGATCGACGGCCGTGAAGTTTCTGTCAAAACCGCTTGGATTTCTGCAATTTTCGGCCAGCATTGGCGGTTCCAGCGACTGAGGTTGGTCtaaaaaggaagaggaggtgaCAGCGGTTCGAATGGGTCCAATTCTGGCGTAAGTGGTGGTCGGTGGTGGCGACGGCGCCACAAAAATCCGATCGAGGGGGGAGGGTGTTctcgacgggagagagagagagagagagagagagagagagagagagagagagagagagagagagagagagagagagagaaactgagggagaagagagagaagtgaggtttttgtaaaaatctgattttttttttcaaattaccgTTTTGTCCCTCAGAGTatttttaaccttttttttttgttaaagctccgattcgagtccactttgtgtctacgaactcatttcgtcgtgctctacgcaacggtgtgtgtggaattgtcaaattccttctcggttAAAAAGTCAACCTTtcgttaataaattattccaagggtaaaattgtcttttcctcttaataaattaataattaactattaatttagatttgggttattacaattGGGTTACAATCAATGATCGGCTATCGAATTGAAAGTTATATATCCATGACATTGAAACATAATGTGCCAACAAGATGATATTGTGAAAGCTAAAATTCTGATAGCGTAGGCAGAAGTCAGTTGCCAAATTGTCctgcaaaaaaaaacattccttTACTCTCATGCTCCTGCTTCGGTCCCTAAAAATCAACTTGCACACCTACCAactaagaaaaagaataaggatatatataatatataaattgaaaTGTGACAATTGTACGCGTCGTTTATTAAAGCATATGCTCTTTATTAAACGTGGGTTAGGttagctcttcttcttctttttttctttccctcgCGTGCAACAattaattctttcttttttgaacaAAATCACAACATAATCTTTAGAAGATGCAAGCAGTTCCTGGAAATTAATATTGTGATCAGAATCAAAGAGCATAAGTGAGGGCTTCTAGTTTTAagggaaaaatataaaaagaaaaaataaataaatagaaagtCCCATATAATAATTGGCTTCACTCACTCCTTATAATATCGAGGCATTTTGTATAAAACCTCATACTTGCTAAAcaggtggttaagttggaGACAATATTGATGTTGCTAGTAGTGGGCCAAGAATCCGTCCCTCCgattaacaaaaaagaaaaaaaaagggaaaaacataTCCTTCAACAAATTAGAATTAAGGCTTATGCTCTCTTCTAATTAGCTTGTAAAAGGTATCCATATATAATGAGGATATATAAGGAACCAATCTGAGTATATATTCCAAAATTGACAACTGTTTCGACATATTGGCCATTTTTATATTCTCTTGTActtttcaatatattttcgTTACAAGAGCAAAATCCGAGctagaaatataaaaatttagaatACTGTACTATAAATTGAGGAAATAAATTGGGCATTTTGTGATAAAGATAATGCAAACCGTGAAAGTTATCGGATATGATATATCTCCTTGGCCAGAGGTAGCTAGATTgagagagatgatgaagattatTGCTTAGAAATGTTGTATATGGaatatttcaaaagaaaatgtattGGAACTTTTAGCAAGCAAATATGAGGCTTGAACCACAAGCCAAGAATTATATACACATATCACATTAAAGTAGCTTTTTGAGTTGAGAAGGTATATATTATGAGAGGCAAAGATCTCTCGAAGGGACGTCtaataaaatcaaacaacAGATTGTGCATATATCTAAAGCCAAGCATTATGTTTCGTTGGCGAAATGGCAAGTCCACGCAATTATCTAATGCTATGTCTGTAAGTGCTATCCAGTATATGTAGGTTCTCTAATACTTGTatctaattatataatttgattTAGGTCTTCatgtttttgtgtttctttCATTTGCCTGATAGATTGTGGAACTTTTGGTGCATATGGATTGTGAAGGATGCGAAAAAAGGATACGAAGAGCGATTTCGAAAATAGAGGGCAAGAATATTTataattcatttttgtttcatcCATCTCCTTAATTAGTTTGATGCTTTCATATTTctccctttccttttttattatttttatttttggatttttctttggcAATATTCAGTTAGAActtatatttctttggcaaatTCCTGGCTCTGCTCCTGTATAATATAATTCTTCATTAGTTAATTACTTGTCATTTACATTCATATCTGTATGTGTAATGATGAGAATATAATattgcatgcatgcataagTGCAGGTGTGGATAGCTTAGAAATAGACATGGATAAGCAAAAGGTGACGGTGACGGGGTATGTGGATCAGCGGAAGGTGTTGAAGGTTGTAAGAAGAACAGGAAGGAAAGCGGAGTTTTGGCCCTTCCCATACGACACCGAATACTATCCGTATGCATCTCAATACTTAGACGAGTCCACGTATTCGTCTTCGTATAACTACTACATGCACGGCTCTAACGAAAGCGTACATGGCTACTTCCCGGACCCTTTATACTCAACCGTCGCCGATCAAACTGTACATCTCTTCAGTGACGACAATGTTCATGCATATTGCACCCTTATGTGATCATCCACTCACTCACTCTGCTAGCttcttaattttcaaattagtCATCCaaaaatgttttcaatttaatttgcTGCAGAAAAATTTATATGTACATGGGTGACAGTGTATGTGTATAGTAAAATTTGGCACATGACACGAAGTAAATTCTGGAGCAatggtttttctttgtcaCCAAAGCAATAGCCACGTATGATGCATGTCCCATTCTTTAATTGGCGTTCAGGGCCACCCTAGAGATGGGCACTGAGCATTGGcggattcaaatttttttttagcgAAGGTGCAATATtgattaagtatgaaaaatgattttttaaaataattattttctcaagataatttttggcggcttttattccttacacatcaaataagaaaacttgattttatgggattttagtatgaagtatatattaacttaatgagccatcatttttagtctaaatcgtattttgcactaaaactgatttttcatactttgatttggtgggaatttgatcttctagtatttttatttgaatccaaatggagggtacttccttatttacattgtaaagtgaagtaaatgtctttgtccttttactttcatttatttttatattactccatttacttaaatgttgaaaatggaaataaagtAATATGTACACAAGTTGAGCAAAAAggcaatttgaagcacctaTAATGGTTTTTCCGACGCAATATTAGGAGGAAAACCTATAAATTTCCAATGGATAATTAGTCCGTTTTGGGTGAGAAAAATCCACAAAACATTATTTGGTGAAATAACCATAGAGCCATGCGTGTTTAACCCGCAAAGCAAATTTCCATGCTTAGTCCACCGAAAATGAAGGCTTGGGTGTTTAACCCATCAACAGCTCATCGATGATATTCATCGAAGTTATGAATGCTTTTGAGCATTCATATGTTCTTGTTGCCATCAAACACGAGGAAATCAGGCTTTTATCTGGTTCCAGCACCATGAACAAGGCAAAGAAATATCATTAGAAAGTCTCAAGCAAACAACATAAAGCTATGAGATTTCTATGATGACAATGATCcaccaacaaaacaaaaataatgcaatTCCCTTTGTTGACCCATGGCCGTGAAGAAGTCACAAAGAAGAGCTCACTTGATGCACACCAGATGAGGCGAAGGCAAGGCTCAAGAAAACTAACTTGTTCCAATTGTTGATGTAGCTAGCAATTAAAAGCTGTGCAGTGTCTTCTAGAAGAAAGGCCTAATTGAACTTGATTTGCTGCACAATGACGCTCTCATCATAAGCATCCAAATTGCATAAGCCATGATAGAGCGAATTCATGTTGATGAGGGCAGAGCGGCCAATATCCTACAACTTTCGGTAGTCCAGCAAATAGGCATGGAGGCCAAGATTAACAAGCCAGGTTGCTAATTGGCTTCAATGGAGCAACCTCGATCATTATAAGAATGAGCTCAATATCTACTCTCCACTAGTGATCAGTGCGTAGACATTCATGATAATCGACGAGGTCTCCTCCTACAATGGCATCCTAGGCAGACCATTGTTTGGGAAGATCAAGCCATCACTTTTGCCACGTACTAGAAAATTCGATACCTAATCCTTAGGAGGAGTGTCGGGCAGATCGACAACAATTAAGCAATGGTGAGAAGATGCTTAGCTCAAGGGTTGAAGAACAGCAAGCAAGCACAATTCATACAGGTAAGCCAGACAGAACAAGTAGGGCAGGAAGCAGATCCCATTCCTGACAGTTGAGCAGACCAAAAGGGAAATGGAATAGCCATCCCTCAATAGCAATTAAAGAGCCAGGACCAAGACGAAGGAATCTGTCTGGAGGTTTCTCCTAAAGAAGAATGGAAGCTCGAGGAGGACATTGAGCTAGTACCCTTTGATCCTAACATGCCAGATAGAAAAGTGTGTATCGGCTTATGCCTAGGCCCAGAAGAGAAGGTGAAGTTGACCACCTTCCTCCAGAACAACAAAGACGTGTTTGTATGGTCACCATTTGACATGTCATGCATTGATCTGCAGATCATCTGCCATTGCCTTCATGTCAACCCAGCTAGCAGACCAGTAGCGTAGAAAAGACGCAACTTGACGCAACTTTGCTCCCGAGCAAGTTGCCATCATTGAAGCCAAGATTAACAAACTCTTAGCTATCGACTTCATTGAAGAAGTCTCTTACTCGAAATGGCTAGCCAACATTGTTCTGGTGGAGAAGAAAGACCAAGGCAAGTGGAAAGTGTATGTGGACTACACCGACCTTAACAAGGCATGCCCGAAGGACAACTTTCCACTACCAATAATTGATCAGCTAGTAGATTCAACTTTTGGTAACCaactgctcagcttcatggacaCCTACTCCTGCTACAATCAATTCATGATGCACGAAGACGATAAAGCAAAGACCTCCTTCATCATCGAAATGGGTATATGCTACTACAAAGTCATGCCGTTTGGGTTTTCAAGGAGCAGATGGGCAAGACTATGGAAGTTTACGTAGATGACATGGTAGTCAAAGAGGCATCGAAGCACATCCGAATCAAATAAAGGTCATCATCAACATGAACTTGCCTGCCACAATGAAAGAGATACAAAGTATGACGGCTAGAGTAGCAACTCTTAACCGATTTCTTTCAAGATATATCGACAAGTGCATgccattcttcaaagctttgaagaaaggaTAAAGAGACAAGTGGGATGAAgagtgcgaagtagcttttcaaaacttgaagaCCAACCTCACTTCAGCTCCCCTGCTCTCAAAATCCGTATCAGGCGAAGATTTGTTTATCTACCGGGCAGTGTCCAACTAAGTAGTTAGCGTAGCTCTTATCCGAGAAGAGTTGTGGGCACAACATCCAGTATTCTACACGTCAAAAAACCTCCTCGATGCAAAGACTCACTATCTGAAAATGGAGAGGCTCATTTTGCTCCTTGTAGTTCCCTTGAGAAAGTTAAGACCCTACTACCAAGCTCACCGAATCATTGTCATGACATAATTTCTTTTGAGATCGATTCTGCAGAGTCCCGACGCTTCCCAGCTACTCATGAAATGGGCTATCGAATTGAGTCAATATGACCTCCTTTACAAGCTGAAGATTGCTATAAAAGCCCATGCTCACCGAATCATCGTTATGACAGAATTTCTTTTGAGATCGATTCTGCAGAGTCCCGACGCTTCCCAGCTACTCATGAAATGGGCTATCGAATTGAGTCAATATGACCTCCGTTACAAGCTGAAGATTGCTATAAAAGCCCATGCTTTAGCAGATTTTATTGCAGAATTCACTCCATCTGTAGATGAAGAAGGGAAGCTAGTCGGCAGACACAAGGAAAGTAAGAGAGCAGAAGAGACCTCCTCCGCCAAATCTGACATTCCCAAAGACATGTGGCAATTGCACGTAGACGGAGTGACAAATCACAAGGGAGTGGGAGCAGACGTCTTTATAATCACCTCGGAAGGAACCTTATTAGAGCAAGCCATCAGATTGGGCTTTCCAGCCTCAAACAATGAAGCTGAGTATGAGGCATTGCTGGCTAGCCTACGCGCAACAGAGGAGCTGTTGATCAAGAGGTTTGCCATATATTCAGATTCCCAGTTGATCACTAATCAAGCTTAAGGGAGTACATGGTGAAGCACTCAATGGTGATCCAGTACCTAGACAAAGTCCAAGAACTTTTGAAAGCATTCCCTaccttcaccatccaacaagttccCCGGGTAGAGAACACACATGTAGATGCGCTAGCAAGCCTAAGATAAGAGTTAGACACCTAGTTCATACGCTATATTTCGATCGAGCACCTTGATCAGCTAAGCATTGAAGACACAGAGCAGTTGGACCTGATGCAGATCAACTAGCtggcaagaccccatcatTGACTACGTGGTGAACACAAATTTTCCAAGAGAGAAGTTCGAGACCGGGAAAATAAAGCAGAAAGCGGCAAGATACTATATGAAGGACAACAAGCTTGTTCGAAGATCATATTCCGGTCCTCATCTCACCTGCATCAATTTCCAGAAACTCTCGAAGTGCTATGCAAAATCCACAATGGCGAATGTGGAAATCACACTGGGGGCAGGTTACTAGTCTAGAAGGCACTTAGGATAGGCCATGACTCTACGGAGTATGTCAAAAGATGTGATTAATGCCAGCACTACAAGCTAGTCCTGAGCTTACCAGTTGAAGTATAGCACCCATAGAACAGCCCATGGCCATTCATGCAATGGGCCATTGATTTAGTAAATCCCATGCCGTTAGCACCTGCCAAGAAAGACATGATGATCGTCGCCACCGACTATGTTAGTAAATGGATCGAGGCCAAAGCTCTTtcctctactaaagaagcCGACATGGAGCGGTTTATCT
Proteins encoded in this region:
- the LOC18770829 gene encoding heavy metal-associated isoprenylated plant protein 45 translates to MFRWRNGKSTQLSNAMSIVELLVHMDCEGCEKRIRRAISKIEGVDSLEIDMDKQKVTVTGYVDQRKVLKVVRRTGRKAEFWPFPYDTEYYPYASQYLDESTYSSSYNYYMHGSNESVHGYFPDPLYSTVADQTVHLFSDDNVHAYCTLM